CAAAAAAGAAGATGCGGCTGTCGGCTGCCGTACTTGCGTGGCAGGACCGGGCATATCTGTCGTCATTCCAGGACTGGCGCCGGTGGCTGGAGGAAGGTGCAATCGATTTTGCCGTGCCGATGGCCTACTCCCGCGACGACCGGTTCTTCCGGTACCTTGCCACATCCTCCATGGCGACCCGTCCGCCGGGGGAGCCCCCGCATGCACGGGTCTGGGTGGGGCTCGGCGCATGGGATATCGGTGCTGACCCGGACGCCTTCCACACGCAACTTGATATTGCGGCTGCGGTGCAGCCCGACGGTGTGGTGCTGTTCTCTTATGACAACATTGCGAAGAGCCCGGCGCTGATCGAAATACTCAGGCGATGGAACCGGGGCGAATCTGCCCCTCCCCCACCCGGCACCCCAGAGGAACCCAAGTCCCTCATTGACTACATTGATTGGGACCAGCGGCAATACCGCAAGCAGCAGGAAGCAGAACGGGTAAAATCGGGCAGCCCGCCATCCAGCCACGAGACACGGCCCTAACCGCCCATGTACCCTGAAGAAACCAGCACTCCGGCGGCCAATGCGTCACTCCGGGTGCTGGTGTGCATGGGAGCCGGAATGTCCGTGTGGCTGCTGGCAGCCACTGCACTTGAGCCATCGGCTGCAAAAATGGCTGGGATCCTCGCTGCGGTCATTCTCCTGTGGATTACGGAATCGGTTCCGCTGGCCATCCCGGGAATCGTGGGAACCGCCTTCGCCGCCAGCATTGGCATCGTCCCGGTCCGCGATGCCTTTGGCCCTCTAGCCGACCGCAATCTCCTGCTTTTCATAGGCAGTTTTCTGTTGGCACATGCCGTCGAAAAGCACGGCCTTTCACAGCGCATCGCTTACGGAGCCCTCTCCCTGAACATTGTCGGCGGATCGCCACGCCGGGTGTTCTGGACGATTTCGGCAGTCAGTTTCCTGCTGTCAGCCTGGGTGTCGAATACCGCCACCTGCGCCATGATGCTGCCCATAGCGGTCGGGATCATCACCCGCATCCGGGCCGGCAAGGGAACCCCCGCCGCACGGGACTTCGCCTTCGCACTTGCATTTACCTGTACCTTCTCGGCCAGCATCGGCGGCCTCATGACCCCCGTCGGCACACCGCCAAACCTCATCGGGCTCGCCCAGCTCGAACGGGTCGCGGGGATCACTGTCACCTTTCCGCACTGGTTCGCCACGGTTTCGCCGCCCGCAATTGCCATCTGGATGCTCGGTATGCTTGTACTCGAACGGTCATTCCTGAAAAGCCCGGAAAAGCTGGAGTTGCACCCTGCGTATGCAAGGGAAAAGTTCAACGAACTGGGCCCGATGGGTTCCGGCGAGCGGTGGACGCTTGCCATGCTGCTCTGCACCGTCTCGGCTTGGGTGATTCCACCCGGGATTGTGGCCACAGGCATCGGCGGCAAGGAGTTCGGGGAGTCGCTTACGCGACTCCTGCCCGAGGCATTTGTCCCGCTTCTTTTCACATTTCCGCTGTTCGCAGCCGGCAGCCGGCGAGACAGCCTGGGTTCCAGGCGGCCGGTCCTCGACGCCCGGGATTTCGGCTCGCTCGACTGGAATACCATCTTCCTCTATGGCGGCGGCTTGTGTATCGGTGCGCTGATCGACAAAAGCGGACTCGCCAGTGTCATCAGCACCGGGTTTACCCGGCTGCCCATTTCGTCGCCCCTGCTCATTCTTCTCGCCGGAGTGACTCTCGCGGCCGTTATGAGCGAGTTCGCCTCAAATACCGCATCAGCCAATATCATCGCGCCGATACTTGCCGTTGCTGCTGGCGCGTTCGATATCCCGGCAGATCACCTGATGCTGGCCGCCACTGCCGCCTGCACCCTCGGTTTTCTGCTGCCGGTATCCACCCCGCTTAACGCAATGATCTATGCGACGGGGGAAGTCCCCTTGAGACGGATGATCAGGTACGGTCTCGTCATGGATATTATCGGCATCGTGGTACTGACCGCCTGGTTCCGGCTGATGATGTAACGGTCTGAATGATCTTCAGCCTCGCCAGAGTTCCCGCTTGCCTTGCTCCGGCTGAATAGTCATTCATTCAGGGGCATAACCGGCCCGTCCAAGGAGTTTTCAAGAAGATGCACCACCCCCTGCTGACCCCCGACCATGAAACCTTCCGCCAGACAGCACGGCGATTCATCGAGAAGGAAATCACCCCCTTCGCCGAGGAGTGGGATGAGGCGGGCTGGTTCCCTTCTGAGATATTCCAGAAACTCGGTTCACAGGGGTTTCTCGGTGCCCATTATCCGGAAAAATTCGGCGGCTCTGGACTCGACTTCAGCTACTCCCTCGTGCTGGGAGAAGAGCTAGGAAAGGCAGGACTTGCAGGGCTCTCGATGGCTGTCGCTGTCCATGTCGGCATGGCAAGCCCACCGATCTACAAGTTCGGCTCCGACTATCTGAAAGAGAGATACCTTCCTCATGTTTGTGCCGGGACCAAGATAGCATGTCTGGGGATATCCGAACCGGACGCCGGTTCCGACGTGAATGGTATCCGGACCTTCGCCAGGAAGGACGGCGATGATTACGTCATCAACGGCACAAAAATGTGGATCACCAACGGAGTCCGGTCGGACTTTGTGCTGCTGGTAGCCCGTACCGAGCAGACGGACAGCCACAAGGGACTGACCCTGTTTGTCGTGGACAAGGACTCACCGGGGTTTACCGTATCAAAGCAGATCAAGAAGGTCGGGATGAAATGCTCCGACACGGCGGAACTGGTGTTCGATAACGTGCGCGTTCCCAAGACCCATGTCGTTGGCGAGGTCGGTAAGGGATTTTACCAGATCATGTGGGAACTCCAGTCCGAACGGATCATTGCCGCCGCGACATCGGTGGGCCGAATGGAAAAATGCTTTGAATACGCGATCCGGTACGTGAAAGAGCGGAAAGCCTTCGGCAGGCAAGTCATTGACTACCAGGTGACACGCCACAAGCTCGCCGACATGGCGACGAAGATCGAAACGCTGAAGAACTTCACCTACAACGTTGCACAGGCATGGATAAAGGGAGAATATCCCGTCAAGGAGATATCCATGATCAAGCTGCTGTGCGGGACGTGGGGCTTCGAAGTCGCCGACATGGCCCTGCAGATGCATGGGGGAAATGGTTATACGATGGAATACCCAATCCAGCGTTACTGGCGGGATTCACGCCTCACGCGAATCGGCGGCGGTACCGACGAGATCATGCACGAGATCATTTCCCG
The sequence above is drawn from the Deltaproteobacteria bacterium genome and encodes:
- a CDS encoding anion permease, which encodes MYPEETSTPAANASLRVLVCMGAGMSVWLLAATALEPSAAKMAGILAAVILLWITESVPLAIPGIVGTAFAASIGIVPVRDAFGPLADRNLLLFIGSFLLAHAVEKHGLSQRIAYGALSLNIVGGSPRRVFWTISAVSFLLSAWVSNTATCAMMLPIAVGIITRIRAGKGTPAARDFAFALAFTCTFSASIGGLMTPVGTPPNLIGLAQLERVAGITVTFPHWFATVSPPAIAIWMLGMLVLERSFLKSPEKLELHPAYAREKFNELGPMGSGERWTLAMLLCTVSAWVIPPGIVATGIGGKEFGESLTRLLPEAFVPLLFTFPLFAAGSRRDSLGSRRPVLDARDFGSLDWNTIFLYGGGLCIGALIDKSGLASVISTGFTRLPISSPLLILLAGVTLAAVMSEFASNTASANIIAPILAVAAGAFDIPADHLMLAATAACTLGFLLPVSTPLNAMIYATGEVPLRRMIRYGLVMDIIGIVVLTAWFRLMM
- a CDS encoding acyl-CoA dehydrogenase family protein, producing the protein MHHPLLTPDHETFRQTARRFIEKEITPFAEEWDEAGWFPSEIFQKLGSQGFLGAHYPEKFGGSGLDFSYSLVLGEELGKAGLAGLSMAVAVHVGMASPPIYKFGSDYLKERYLPHVCAGTKIACLGISEPDAGSDVNGIRTFARKDGDDYVINGTKMWITNGVRSDFVLLVARTEQTDSHKGLTLFVVDKDSPGFTVSKQIKKVGMKCSDTAELVFDNVRVPKTHVVGEVGKGFYQIMWELQSERIIAAATSVGRMEKCFEYAIRYVKERKAFGRQVIDYQVTRHKLADMATKIETLKNFTYNVAQAWIKGEYPVKEISMIKLLCGTWGFEVADMALQMHGGNGYTMEYPIQRYWRDSRLTRIGGGTDEIMHEIISREILKEWE